The DNA sequence TTATTGCTATATCCAACCTTTTTAAGTATGGGAAGAGCCTCAAGAATGAGTTCAAAGTGAAAAATGCCACCAGATTCTATTACCATGAATTGGAAATATTATGCTTTTTCCCATGTACGCCATGTGGCAAAAAATTGTAACATGGTAGTGGACTGTAACTTGGTTTCATTGCTTGCCCTTGTCTCAAACCTTAATTCCTTGAATCGAATCTTGCATTTGGTCTGAAACTTGGCTCATGGCCAGAGGCTGACATGAATAATAGGTCTACAAAGTCCTGGTGCCAGCTCAGCTGTCACAAAGCGGAAAAACAGGCCACTAGAGATGTCTCtatatctctctttcttccttttatatcattttttttctttttgggttggggtggggggggtgggtgaAGTTATCAAAGAGGGGACCAGATGGTTGTCAAAGGTTATAAGTGAAGggataaacaaaaacaaaggaaGATGTTGTAACtgttatatattttattttggaactTTATtctcatgtaattttttatggCATAGGTACCTCTGCTTGGCGGAGCATTTTGTGCATGCACATGGCATTTCTTCTATAACTCTGAGTCCCTTGAGGTAACCAGGTTTATCTTTACTTTGTACATGGAAATGCCTAGAGTTTCGCATGAACCGGTTTTTAAATGCTTAAGTGGCTCAATTGGCATGATGCTAAAAATCTAGGGCTGTCAGCATGAAGACAAAGGTAACGAGTCAGTGAGCAGTCACTCTGCGCAAAAATGCCCAAGGCTAGGACCATCTCTTATTGACCCTTCAAAAGTGGGACTTGCATTGGGTTGAGGCCCTTAGTGTTCAAATCCTTGTAACTTGAATAGCTCGTGCTACAATAAACATTTCTGCATCATTTTCTTCACTTGAAAGAAATGTAAATTTGGTGGTTTCTATTGCAACGTTTTTCATATTTAAGAATCATTAACCTCTGCAAGTGTCATCCAGGAAATGATAAGTAAATTAAATATCCAGCTCAGAGTTGGCAAAGTCCAACACCTCATAATTAAGAGGTCATGTGTTCATCACTCCTAGGGGCCTACCTATTAGAAAAAACACAGAATGTATGAGGTACATTTATTATGTTTCTTAAAATGAAATACTACCTCcccccgccccgccccgccccgccccgcccccGCTTTTTGTGTTGAAGTGGATGTCAATCTGCAAGTGGCATATGGCTGGAAAATTCAAGCAGCAAAGACAACCGAAAGTATGGCAAACATAAAAATTGCAATGCTGTATTGATGTATACagttttttgaaaaatacaGCTGTGGAAATATGATAAAATACACATATAAATTACTTATAACTAGTGACATATATCTATATGTAAAATATGCTATACTTTTGTCCCagaattttaattaaaattcgTCTGAACATGTTTGTATCTTTAACCATGAATTTTTTACaattcacttcttttactgattTTCTGTCCACCGTAGTTGAATTGTACTGAAGCTATTCCAGTGAGGAACTTTTGCCGTATGCCAGTTTGCTATCTATGTCCATGCTTTTTGGTAGGGATTATATATGAACTAACTTGGTAATGCCCCAATAATTTCAGGTGCTGGTGGCCCTGCAAGCAGCACTGACTGTTGTTGGTAACTTCACAATGTGCATTGCAGCATTTCGTATATACAAATCTTGTCAACAAGGTTCAGGAACTCGATAATATATATTATCATGgggttttttctttatttcctggGACAAATCCATAATCATTTGCCCTTGGGTCACTCGGCAAGGTGAACTATTATTATTCTTGTTCAAGTGTCTACTTTGCAAGGTGGACTATTATTGTTCTTGTTTCTCCAGGTTATGACACCTTTATTTGTAATGGCGGTTACACTGGTGCAGGAAGTAGGAAACGGTGGAGGCAAAGTTGAAGCTTTCTTATTGGTGATCAGAAATGGATCCGCCAATGAGTAGAAGTTGAGTGTATCGGATGGGTACTCCTTGAAAGGGAAATTTATTGTGTTAATAATTTCTGTAGTTAGGCAAGCTGTGGATCCTGATTCATAGCCATGGCTCAATATCAATTATGAAATGTTTCGCAATGCTTAGAGTCCAAGGAAATTATTATCTTCAATTTAAAGTTGGATGGGGTGGATGGATGGTCAATGCCAGCAGGTAGGAGCTGTTCTGTATTGTAAAAATATGAAATCTCACGGTAGGAACAGTGACTTTTTCAACCTGGTAAATTGACAGTTAGCCCACCACTTGTAATATTATACTTATTTAAGGCTTTGTGTTAATAATCATGTGATGCTGCAGCCTATTTAGACTTTCTGACCATTTAACAGATTTTGCATGTGAATCCCTTTCTGCCTTTTGGTTATGTCTGTCTGAGAATTTTGACATATTCTACAGGTATTCATCATAGTATGAAGAATTGCTCTTCAGTCCTTGCCCATGCTTAATTGCTTATCTAGTACTAGCCTCTCCCCATGGGCAAGTAGAGTGTGAGGTTTAAAAAAATGGGAACCAGATTGGCCCTTACAAAAACTAGGATTAGGGCATATTTGGTTTTATTATTACTGATTCCTCATTGTTCCTGGATCAGGATCGGACTGGACTGACCCAAATCCCTATTCTGGGTTTTTCTAACTCGGGTTAGACAGGTACATATGATGGCTAGAAGAGCTAGAATTGAAGGCATAATAACTAGAACTGGTAGCATAGATTTGTAGATCCCTTCTTAGCCATAAATGTTTCTTTCTAATGTGATTTGTGCTGAAGTGTAACTGCTTGCAACTGTGATCTCTAAAACAAGCCAAACTTTTTTGTCCAAAAACAAAACCCTATCGGATGAATTGATCTACTGAGTTTTTCTCGTAACTGTGATTCTTCCCTGGATTCTAGAAGATAGAAGATGACTATGAATTAGTAgaacttgattttcttttgggtcCCAATGGCTTATAAGTGCTTTCATTCATGTATACCCACCAGCTTTGATTTTGATTGGGCGATCAGGAGCTAAAACCCTTGAGTTCTATACAGAATTACAGATATTAATTGGGTTTAATCTTGTTTAACATCTGGTTCAGGgtggagaggggggggggggggggggggggggaccaggCAATAGAAGCTTCTTGTGCAAGGCGTGATATCATATAAGGCCTAGCCAAGAAATTAGTGATTCTGATGATGGGATTGTGTATAAATCTTCAGAGCAATTGATTGCAGAGGAAAGACAATGGGACCAATTGGGTGGGAGAGAGTGAGATGAAGTGGACCACATGAGAAAGGGTGTATGAATAGTCTTCATAAGCATCATCATCATTCATTCATGTAAGCTATGTCAAAGGTGTACAACAACCCAGAAAACCAAGGCACTCGTAACACTGGAGGAGGagggaatttttttattcatttctagGTTGACTAGCAAGTTTCGTCTCACCCTCATTAAGTAGTAAGGAAGAGTTGAGAATAAGAAAGGTATAAATGGATTGGAGGGAGTGGTGAGTGGTCCTAGTCCTCCCTCCGCAACTGGCTCACCATTTCATGTTCAAAATGGTATGATTTAGGAGGTGGGAGTCCATCCAGACAAGGGAGCATCAtggtttgcttcttcttcttcttcattccatCATCCGAggcagagaagaaagaaatacagAGCAAAGGGTACTCAATAACATAGCCTCCTCAAAGTAATATTTGACTCTATAGATCCCTGTTTTCAAATTTAGTATAATGAGAGATTGGATAAAGAGGTGAAGCTGAAGTAAGAATGAAAGTGAACACCCCAACCTTCCTATTGGAATACCCCACAAGTGCAAAAGCACTCATTATCTCATTATCAGTTTATTTGTAAACACATAAAGTTGAATCtaatgcaatttttattttttgtgtgtgtgagagagagagagagagagaggggggggggggattttgGTATATAAAGAGTATCTCACATTGAGATCTGATAAAAGGCCATAACGAGAAAATAACTTTACAGGTAATATAAGATTGTAAAGTACCATATAAATTGGCTTATAAGGTGAGGGAAAAGATAGTATCATACCACATCAAATGACTTCTGTAACCAAAGAGGGATTAGCCCTAATATGACTGATATGGGATcataaaaaaggaaaggttAAGTATATGTGGTGGGTCCCTGGAGCTATGGAACCAAAAACTCAAATTGTTTTGAAAGTGAAGGAAATTGATTGACAGAAAAACCATAATCGATCAGGTCctcaccaccatcaccatatcaCTATCACCCTATgaatgaaaggagaaagaaaggttGATGGGCTAAGGTTAAGGCCGTGTGAGCGTGGGAGGACCAGTGGGGGAAAGGATGAAGAAGGTGATGAGATTGATAATTCCAATGTAAAGCTGAAGATGAAGCCAAAAATGCCTAATCTGGGTGTTCTAGTGTTTCACACTTCCACTTTCCACGTAAATGACCATGGCTTCCCCTACTTGATTACGTGAAGAAAAGGGCCAAAAGAAGAAACCTAACCGcattgactctctctctcttccttggtTTCTTTGATTTGGCTTCTCTGAGTTATAATTACCATAAACAAAATCAACAAGTGGTAGCACATAAGATACCCCTATAGTTCAGGGTCTAGCTGAAACTGGGAAACCTAACCCAGAAAGGAGGTTTTGTTAATTtgttccctcttcctcttctaaaGATGTTTCAATTTCACCAGTGTCCTTATTCTCAAACTGGGTGGGTTTCATACTATACAGGATCAGTCAAAAGACAAACATAAACGTGGAGATGTAAAGGAATAAAAAATTGCCCAGTTCTAAGTTCTAACCAAGTAAGGCTCATTTCCTTCCCATCAATTACTTCCTAATGGTTGTtgacctgccagaaagtgagagagagagagaggtgaccGTCCAAGCAAAGAAAGTAAGAACTCTTTCTACACTTATGTAGGGTATTAAGGAAAGGCATCTATGAAAAGACGGGCTTTAACCCTTTTCTCTAAACTCTTGTCTGACATAGTAATCCATGGTTTAATTGAATAATCAACCAAAAGtaaccttttctttccttccaaagTCTCGTGGGCCACTTTCAAACATGGGAATAAGTCTCAAAAGTAAACTACCTGCAATGGGGTATAACCAAAAACTCCAATTTGGGCTCTGACAGTGTctagttagagagagagagagagagagagagagatgggtgatAAGTCATGAATGGAgataggaagaagagagaaggggaagTTGAAGGTGTAAGAAGTAATGATGAGACCTCGTGCCATCATTGCAAACGAAGAAGGCTTCTCCCATATACAAACACTGCACACACCAAAGATTTTTTAGGTTCAAACACCATATTATCTTATTTATATGTGCACCTGCACCACACACCTCCTTGTATTCTCTCTCCATTATTTCCAGTTCTTCCCCCAAAAAACTTAAGAAttgagggaaaaaaaggaaCTTCAGAATGCGCCTTAAAGGTTCACAGTGGTGCCAATCAACAATTCCAGCTCGCCGCCGGCGGTGCAAGGTTCGAGTTCGCCGGTTATCCAGGTTCTTCCTTGCTTCCTAGCACTTGTGTTTCATGGGTTTCATCCCTGATTCTTTTTAGATATTAGATTTCAATAGTTAATTAATTAACACTTAAacaggaggaggagaaggtcGGTAGAAGCAGCACCAGTAGGGGTGATGGGTATAGAGATGgcaatgaagaacttgaagctGTACTTGGAGAATAGAAGTATAATAGAAGAGAATGAGAAGCTGAGGAAGAAAGCTCTTCTACTTCATCAAGAGAACCAAGTCTTGATGTTTGAGCTCCAGAAGAAATTATCTCATAACCACCATTCACGACTTGAAGTTTCATGTTGAAGCTTGAAGGAGAAGGTGATCATCATCAGAAGGGCTCCTTACCTTTTCTGCTTCTGGTCATGactctttctctgtttcttgTTCTAGATAATATGATGAAATATAACTATAATTAAGATAGATCAGATGagttttcttctgttctttatcttttatcttttttctagTTGAAATTGTATGGGGTATCTAATATTTTTGGATGGCTAAAGGATCAATCTTTGTATTTGTTAAAAGTTTTATATTCTTTTAGATTTGATTACTGCACCCTGAAAGAGTCATCACTAGAGATTTTTGTTAATAAAAAGACTATCTATGAATAAGGTTATATGATTAAGTGCTTCATCCATTGATTAATAGTTCATCATTTTTTCTAGATCAAACAGATTACAGGTACCTTTGTTTCAAAGGGATGCGCATAGATATTGAAACCCTAGCCCATAGATGATATAGATGACACAGCACGTGTGTTTTGTGCTTTAACTCTTTTTTTGGGGTAGGCAATTGTTTCCATCAGAGAATGGATCCTCCTGTAGTTATCTTTATTTCGACGTACATGTGAGGATTTAATACCTgttatattttttgttattttcgaTCATAAATCATCGATGTGATACTTTTAGTGCATGTTCAATCAATTTTCCCACATGGACGGCTGACCTCGCTATTTCAAATATTCCAACAAAAGGATAGATAGGAGACACTCTAGATTAGCTACTATTTCAAATATTCCAACAAAAGGATAGATAGGAGACACTCTAGATTAGCTACATGTAAGACATGGTAGTATTAAGTATTAACATAGGTTAGCTTAATTAGTTGGCTCTCTTATtataaaattaggaaaaagtTTTCTAGCCGCCAGGGAAAGGTATGCTAGCACCTTCTTTATCTAGCTACCAGGAAAGGTATGCTATCACCTTATCTATCTATTTCTCTTCCTCACATAAAATGACTGTGCTGTCTTTCATGTATAAAATTATTGGGGAAATGAATGTGGCCCGGCACCCAGACAAAGAGGATAGTGAAATGACACCCCTACCAgtgtaaaatccaaaaaacTCACCCGTTGTTTATGCCCATGTCTTCATTGGCCCCGCATTGGTCTAGGAGTTGCACAACCaaggagcattcttttccccaaaATTATTGCTGCAATTCATTGATGTGCTCTCCTATGTAGCTTACTCAAtgaaccttctcccataaaaaTTATACATAAAATTTGGGACCAATTTCTTTTCAATAATGAAGATCTGAACCCATTGTGAAGAGTATTTTTTACCTCACATAATAAAAGGTGGGAGTTAATGATGACAAAGGATGCCAATTATAGGGCAAGCATTAGGGTTGTAAGTTTGGACCTGAATGCCCGAGCATGGTTTGGGCTTAGATTTACGACCCCAAGGGTGGGTTGAAAAACAATAACCCTAagtcagggttgggctaggcatgggttgaggcctaggccaGCCCAACTCAACCCGATCCTGAGTTTAACCCTGGTTTTATTATATGATTTAAGGTTGTAATCTTATCCTTTTATTCAGAATAAAGAAATCTGGGTCATTGTTTATTATATCCAATTTATATAGAAGTTTCTAACTTCATCAAAtacaaaatttcataatttcttcCAATATTTGATATACTTTTTCAATGTGACCTTGACCCTGATTACAAAAACAGGGTCATTTAGGGTTAGCCCGACCTTggcaaaaatcaaggccaattaaGGTCAGCCCCCACCTTAACCAGCCCAATCATGTCAATTAGGATTGGGTTAGGTTGGATTGTGCCTGGATTGAATTTTAAGGACCTAAGGTTAGGCTATGGTTTTAAGAAACAAAGCTAGGGATTTAAGAAACCAAATCCAATCAAGATCAATTAGGTCCGGGTTGGATTAGATTGAGCGTagtttgagttttggggaccaaGGGTTAGATTGGGATTGTAAGCAACCAGGCCCAACCTATTTCATCCCCTAGTGAGCATGTCCATGATAAACTTTCCTTAGGAATAATGTCGTTTTTTGGACTTTTCCACCCAAAGGCAATCAAATATATTACCTTTTGGTTTCCCTTGGGAATCCTTTGATAACTCTCCTTTTATTGGTCGAGTTTTCTTTCAGCCATAGTGAATCAGAATTCACTCATTGCTTAACTCACTAATTGCAGTGGGTTCAAATGCGTGCAGAAGGTATACTTGAGGTTTGTGAGTCTAGGATGGAGTGGTGAACGCCTTATGGAGAAAACTTTCTAATTTCTCCTTCCTTTATTGTTCTTTCCCATCTTATTAGCTCGCGGCCAACCAAACAAGGACTAAATGATCATGAATTTGCTTCTTTTGGGAGTCCATGATGAAGGTCCCACTTGAGGACATTAAACATTGTAGTTCTCCTCAGGTTTGGTCCGCTGGATTGGAATTTGGCTCCAAACACCAATACTATTGCATTCTATTGACTTATTCTGAGATAATTAGATTAATCCAACGGTTTCGGCACATGATGGATATGCTTCGCATCCTATCACGTACGCAATCacaatcttttaaaaaattaatgcaTTATAAAAAATCACACCAAACattagttcaattttttttaatctctttttttcgcatccaaacatagcctaagttaAAAGATAATTGAGTCGATCATTTATAATTACATAGAGTCGTGTCATGTAAATTATCGGTTTGTATGGTTTGGGCTCGGGACCAACCCTGAATTTAGCCCAAATAGGCTGCCTAACATAAGTCCAAACTTTATGGGCCAAGCCCAGCCCTAACCTGACATAACAAGGGTAGTGCTGAGCTGATCTCAGGTTTCCCGGCCCAAGTTTGGATTATGACCTAGTTAATAAAGGACTGGTTtgcttttgttttcaaaaacgtGTTTTACTGTgttcagaaatggaaaaacacctcaaaaatcatttaatttttcaatttatttcacttgtttttcgaaatagaaatataaatttatgcttatttttgtatctagaaacaggaatggagaaacaagttaaacttatatttctgtttctagaaacaagtggaaggAACAAAAAATGTGAAAACCCCGATACTTCACTCGTGTCTTGAACCCAATTACACTGTTGAAAAAGTTTcgataaacaaaaaaaatcaaacacctttttacaatttcaaaaatcgtttcttagcccaaaaatggaaaaataaaatcgtTTCTACTGTTTCAGAACACAtaaacagcagaaacaaaatcaaatgggactGAAATCTAAAAAGTGAAGGGTTCCCATGTCATGGAGGAAATGGTTTCATCAACAAAAAGAGTCCACATGGTCAAGTAAGGTTGTCAAAGTTCAGTCCAAATCGATCTTTAACCAACCCAATCACACCCTTATCcgtttggttttggattgacaTTTGTGGAACTGATAGAGAccagaaccaaaatcaaactagaTTGACCTAATGGACGGACTGAAATGGATGGAAAACCTAACaaaaaaatcgaaatcaaatcagACTAGATCCAATGGTAGCACAATtacaaattaataaaaattaaatcaaattgaaacaaaaccaataaaaataaaaaaccttcttaatcatttgattttgagttgACATAGTAACCAACTTAATCTGATTAAGTCTTGATAAATACCAGACTAAACATACTGATTGACACCAAGGAAGGGATATGAATTTACGTGAAATCAAATGGTCAGGATTAAGGATGTCAAAATGatgaaccaaattaaaactaaaatcaatACTATTTTccttggtttgatttcagtttcattGAAATTGATCAGACCAGATAAAATtagactgattgacaccccgaAAAGCAAGGTCTTCCCATTAATTTCTTTTTGTATACATTTAAGCTCGAAATCAAATCTGACTGGATCCAATAGTAGCACAACtacaaattaataaaaattaaatcaaaccgaaacaaaaccaattaaaataaaaaaaattttgacatttGATTTTGAGTTGACATAGTAACCAACTTAATCTGACTAAGTCTTGATAGATACCAGACTAAACATACTGATTGACACCAAGGAAGGGATATGAATTTGTGTGAAATCAAATGGTCAAGATTAGGATGTCAAAATGatgaaccaaattaaaactaaaatcaatAGTATTTTCCttagtttgatttcaatttcaccATCTCCACATTGAAACTGATCAGATCAAGCCGATTGACACACTAGAGCCCCACTTAGGACTCAAGTAAATGCCCTTCTACTGCACTATACTAATATTGTTACGATCCTAAAAGAACTCAACctcataaataaaattacaatgTAAGGAGatccaagaccatatcaatccATATCAATTTTTATAGAAAATTAATGTAAGATTAATCCCCATAAATTGATATAAGATCGTAATAGATGCAagattttcaaagaaaatcGATGTAAGATCAATCTCTATAAattgatatgggatcgtaacagAAACAATAAGGATTTAGATAGTAGAGAGGTATCTGTTTAGATGATCTGGCCATCCGATGCTGTGCACGAATgcaataattatgaaaaaaaatagtttaacgAAAGCGGTGGCTCGCGGGAAGATGGCATGTCCCATTCCCATAATATGACACAAGCTGACGATTCTGCGGGGCCCATTAACTTTTTTGGCGGCTCAATAATAGAAACTAGTAAACTACCTCACGAAAGTGGAAACCCATCCTGCCAGCTGCCGGTCATGAGTGAcgtgtttcttttctttgaacACCCTTTACCAGTCACCACCGGGCCCACAGAAAAAGGCTTCCATGAGCCGAGTTGTGGCTTTGCCTCGGTGATAACCGTAGCATGTA is a window from the Macadamia integrifolia cultivar HAES 741 chromosome 5, SCU_Mint_v3, whole genome shotgun sequence genome containing:
- the LOC122080346 gene encoding protein LITTLE ZIPPER 1-like, whose protein sequence is MRLKGSQWCQSTIPARRRRCKVRVRRLSRRRRRSVEAAPVGVMGIEMAMKNLKLYLENRSIIEENEKLRKKALLLHQENQVLMFELQKKLSHNHHSRLEVSC